The following proteins come from a genomic window of Lolium rigidum isolate FL_2022 chromosome 5, APGP_CSIRO_Lrig_0.1, whole genome shotgun sequence:
- the LOC124652255 gene encoding uncharacterized protein LOC124652255, with product MKDQNRVSKGFGFVRFAERECAHIAKRQKNGIELQGKRLAVDLSMDQDTLFFGNLCKEWSAEEFEELIYKTFKDVLSVDLAMASNLDSSASRRRVNRGFAFVRFSSHGAAARVLRIGSRTDFLLGGILHPAINWAERESNVDADEMAKIKTAFVGNLPANANEDYLKKLFGRFGEVMRVAVSRKGQYPVGFIHFSSRSELDNAIKEMDGKTVSGPDRGPSFKIQVTVARPAVENDNKRGREELKTRRSDVSRDKPDYSHGRYGHDSLHRQTKAPRLSNMVSDVADPYEAAVNSLPSAVKELLLRILRLGIGTSYDIDIYCIKSLNELPESGAVAVLNQFLITGADKRNKGEYFASLIAKRKVEAFGVAHISQDTYLPRNPEMQTKRYRHQDYDYTASGSSRYSSLGDYSSSSYVDDPIVSHSRRYAEERPTVVRYPEPRLRQEEISHEPRQNTGRHLDRRYTQEQSYNERSAHEPRKDTGRHLDGRYVHEPSYTERSAHEPRQDTGSRHLERRYTQEQSYAHERPAEEAVFPRERRVLSAAGYTTNTAPEFNSRSSAEYSAEQQQMRFDPFTGEPYKFDPFTGEPIRPGASLRRSGSLY from the exons ATGAAGGATCAGAATCGTGTTTCCAAG GGATTTGGTTTTGTGCGATTTGCTGAAAGGGAGTGTGCTCATATTGCTAAAAGGCAAAAGAATGGCATTGAG CTTCAAGGAAAGAGACTTGCTGTTGATCTTTCCATGGATCAGGATACTCTCTTCTTTGGAAATCTTTGCAAAG AATGGAGTGCCGAAGAATTTGAAGAATTGATTTATAAG ACATTCAAAGATGTCTTGTCGGTTGACCTTGCAATGGCTTCAAATCTTGATTCTTCAGCAAGCAGAAGACGTGTAAATCGAGGCTTTGCATTTGTGCGATTTTCTTCTCATGGC GCTGCAGCACGTGTACTCCGCATTGGTTCCAGAACAGATTTTCTGCTTGGTGGTATTTTGCATCCTGCAATAAATTGGGCTGAGAGGGAATCTAATGTGGATGCTGATGAAATGGCCAAG ATTAAGACTGCTTTTGTTGGTAATCTACCAGCAAATGCTAATGAGGACTATCTGAAAAAGCTTTTTGGACGTTTTGGAGAG GTAATGCGGGTTGCGGTCTCAAGGAAAGGACAATACCCAGTTGGATTCATTCACTTCAGCAGTCGTTCA GAGCTTGACAATGCAATAAAAGAAATGGATGGTAAAACAGTCAGCGGACCTGACCGAGGACCATCTTTCAAGATACAG GTTACAGTTGCTCGACCTGCAGTAGAGAACGATAATAAGAGAGGTCGCGAAGAGTTGAAAACTAGAAGATCAGATGTTTCAAGGGACAAGCCAGATTATTCTCATGGGAGATATGGACATGATTCGCTTCATCGTCAAACCAAAGCTCCAAGGCTATCAAACATG GTGTCTGATGTCGCCGACCCCTATGAAGCAGCTGTTAATTCACTACCTTCAGCCGTCAAGGAACTCTTACTTCGTATTTTGCGTCTTGGGATTGGCACTTCATATGAC ATTGACATCTATTGCATAAAGAGCCTAAATGAGCTTCCTGAGTCAGGTGCTGTTGCCGTCCTTAATCAG TTTTTGATAACAGGTGCCGATAAACGAAATAAAGGAGAATATTTCGCTTCATTAATTGCTAAG CGCAAGGTTGAGGCTTTTGGTGTAGCACACATCTCGCAGGATACTTATTTGCCCAGAAATCCTGAAATGCAAACCAAGCGATACCGACATCAAGATTATGATTACACCGCATCCGG GAGCAGTAGATACAGTTCCCTAGGTGATTATTCTTCCTCATCTTATGTTGACGACCCAATAGTGTCTCATTCAAGAAGGTATGCGGAAGAAAGACCCACTGTTGTAAGATACCCAGAGCCAAGGCTGCGGCAAGAGGAAATATCGCATGAACCAAGACAGAACACCGGAAGGCATCTAGACCGAAGATATACGCAAGAACAGAGTTACAATGAAAGATCAGCGCATGAACCCAGGAAGGACACCGGAAGGCATCTGGATGGTAGATATGTACATGAACCGAGCTATACTGAAAGATCAGCACATGAACCGAGACAGGACACTGGGAGCCGGCATCTAGAGCGAAGATACACACAAGAACAGAGTTACGCACATGAAAGACCAGCCGAAGAAGCTGTTTTTCCTAGGGAAAGGAGAGTGTTATCTGCTGCAGGGTACACCACAAACACAGCCCCAGAATTCAACTCCAGGTCTTCTGCTGAATATTCTGCTGAACAGCAGCAAATGAGGTTTGATCCCTTCACGGGCGAGCCTTACAAGTTTGACCCCTTCACCGGGGAGCCCATCAGGCCTGGCGCAAGCCTGCGTCGATCTGGTAGCTTATACTGA